A stretch of the Mycobacterium sp. ITM-2016-00317 genome encodes the following:
- a CDS encoding L-ribulose-5-phosphate 4-epimerase, protein MTIAQPTEVHDAIAALRDQLCTLHAELTRYQLVIWTAGNVSARVPGTDLMVIKPSGVSYDSLTPEHMVVCDLEGRQVSGDLSPSSDTAAHAYVYRHMPDVGGVVHTHSTYATAWAARGEPIPCVLTMIADEFGGDIPVGPFAVIGDDSIGQGIVATLAQSNSPAVLMRNHGPFTIGRTAHAAVKAAVMLEDVARTVHISRQLGTPVPIGTDDIDRLHRRYQNVYGQGGA, encoded by the coding sequence ATGACCATCGCCCAACCCACCGAGGTGCACGACGCGATCGCGGCGCTGCGCGATCAGCTGTGCACGCTGCACGCCGAGCTCACCCGCTACCAGTTGGTGATCTGGACTGCGGGCAACGTCTCGGCACGGGTGCCGGGCACCGATCTGATGGTGATCAAACCCTCAGGGGTGTCCTACGATTCGCTGACCCCGGAGCACATGGTGGTCTGCGATCTGGAAGGCAGGCAGGTGTCCGGGGACCTCTCCCCGTCCTCGGACACCGCCGCCCACGCCTACGTGTACCGGCACATGCCCGACGTCGGCGGCGTGGTGCACACCCACTCGACCTACGCCACGGCGTGGGCCGCGCGCGGCGAGCCGATCCCGTGCGTGCTGACGATGATCGCCGACGAGTTCGGCGGAGACATCCCGGTCGGGCCGTTCGCGGTCATCGGCGACGACTCGATCGGGCAGGGCATCGTGGCGACCCTGGCCCAGAGCAACTCCCCGGCGGTGCTGATGCGCAACCACGGTCCGTTCACCATCGGCCGCACCGCGCACGCCGCGGTGAAGGCCGCGGTGATGCTGGAGGACGTCGCGCGCACCGTGCACATCAGCAGGCAACTCGGCACTCCGGTGCCGATCGGGACCGACGACATCGACCGGCTGCACCGCCGGTACCAGAACGTCTACGGGCAGGGCGGCGCCTGA
- a CDS encoding tyrosine recombinase XerC, which yields MEAYLEEFDEYLALERGRSDHTRRAYLGDLRSLFGFLAERRPGAGPSALTLPVLRSWLAAQASAGAARSTLARRTSAVKTFTAWALRKGLLAEDPATRLQVPKARRTLPAVLRQDQARDAMEAAKSGAEQGDPLALRDRLIVEMLYATGIRVSELCGLDVDDVDTSRRLLRVLGKGNKQRTVPFGEPAHAALTAWLTEGRPGLATADSGAALLLGARGGRLDPRQARTVVHQTMSAVAGAPDIGPHGLRHSAATHLLEGGADLRVVQELLGHSTLATTQLYTHVTVARLRAVHDQAHPRA from the coding sequence ATCGAGGCCTACCTCGAAGAGTTCGACGAGTACCTCGCGCTCGAGCGCGGCCGCTCCGACCACACCCGACGCGCCTATCTGGGCGATCTGCGGTCGCTGTTCGGCTTCCTCGCCGAACGCCGACCCGGCGCGGGCCCGAGCGCGCTGACGTTGCCGGTGCTGCGGTCCTGGCTGGCAGCCCAGGCGTCGGCGGGGGCAGCACGCTCGACGCTGGCCCGGCGCACCTCGGCGGTGAAGACGTTCACCGCGTGGGCGCTGCGCAAAGGCCTGCTGGCCGAGGATCCCGCGACCCGGCTGCAGGTGCCCAAGGCCCGCCGCACGCTGCCCGCGGTACTGCGCCAGGATCAGGCCCGGGACGCCATGGAGGCCGCGAAATCCGGTGCCGAACAAGGTGATCCACTTGCCCTGCGGGACCGGCTGATCGTCGAGATGCTCTACGCGACCGGCATCCGGGTCAGCGAGCTGTGCGGGCTGGACGTCGACGACGTCGACACCTCCCGCCGGCTGCTGCGGGTGCTGGGCAAGGGGAACAAGCAGCGCACCGTGCCCTTCGGCGAACCCGCGCACGCCGCGCTGACCGCGTGGCTGACCGAGGGCCGGCCCGGGCTGGCCACCGCCGACTCGGGTGCGGCGCTGCTGCTCGGCGCCCGCGGCGGCCGCCTCGATCCCAGGCAGGCGCGCACCGTCGTGCACCAGACCATGTCCGCGGTCGCCGGCGCGCCGGACATCGGCCCGCACGGGCTGCGGCACAGCGCCGCCACCCACCTGCTCGAGGGCGGCGCCGACCTGCGCGTCGTGCAGGAACTGCTCGGCCATTCGACGCTGGCCACCACCCAGCTCTACACCCACGTCACCGTCGCGCGGCTGCGCGCCGTGCACGACCAGGCGCACCCGCGCGCCTGA
- the dprA gene encoding DNA-processing protein DprA — MDETTRRAWAYLSRVVEPPNPALAELVSEVGAVAAAERIRRRDVGDDLLRATEARHAIDCAATDLEILDRMGGRLLTDEDQEWPTLAFRSFAGVDHNERPQGRTPLVLWVLGPAHLADLTERSVAIVGTRAATAYGEYIAADFAAGLVQRDVAVVSGGAYGIDGAAHRAALGSDGQTVGVLACGVDVPYPAGHSALLHRIARNGLVVSEYPPGVRPARHRFLTRNRLVAALTGATVVVEAGLRSGAANTAAWARSLGRQVCAVPGPVTSAASAGCHDLLRRKDTVLVTRAPEIVEVMGRIGELAADPEHPVTPLDHLSGVQRQVYEALPRRGARTVDEIAVSAGVAPEQVLGPLALMEIDGLVECEEGQWRLA, encoded by the coding sequence ATGGACGAGACCACACGCCGGGCATGGGCCTATCTGTCCCGGGTGGTCGAACCGCCCAATCCGGCACTGGCCGAGCTGGTGTCCGAGGTGGGGGCGGTCGCGGCCGCCGAGCGCATCCGTCGCCGCGACGTCGGGGACGACCTGCTACGCGCCACCGAAGCCAGACATGCCATCGACTGCGCGGCAACCGATCTGGAGATCCTGGACCGGATGGGCGGGCGGCTGCTGACCGACGAGGACCAGGAGTGGCCGACGCTGGCATTCCGGTCGTTCGCCGGAGTGGACCACAACGAACGGCCGCAGGGGCGGACGCCGCTCGTGCTGTGGGTGCTGGGCCCTGCGCATCTGGCCGACCTCACCGAACGGAGCGTCGCGATCGTCGGGACACGCGCGGCGACGGCCTACGGCGAGTACATCGCCGCAGACTTCGCCGCGGGATTGGTGCAGCGCGACGTCGCGGTGGTGTCCGGGGGTGCGTACGGCATCGACGGTGCGGCCCACCGGGCGGCGCTGGGGTCGGACGGCCAGACCGTCGGGGTGCTGGCGTGCGGTGTCGACGTGCCGTATCCGGCCGGGCATTCGGCGCTGTTGCACCGCATCGCGCGCAACGGCCTGGTGGTCAGCGAGTACCCGCCGGGTGTGCGGCCGGCGCGGCACCGGTTCCTGACGCGTAACCGACTGGTGGCCGCGCTGACCGGCGCGACGGTGGTGGTCGAGGCGGGGCTGCGCAGCGGCGCGGCCAACACCGCGGCCTGGGCGCGGTCGTTGGGCCGGCAGGTGTGTGCGGTGCCCGGGCCGGTGACCTCGGCCGCGTCGGCGGGGTGTCACGACCTGCTTCGCCGGAAAGACACCGTGCTGGTGACGCGCGCACCGGAGATCGTCGAGGTGATGGGACGCATCGGTGAACTGGCCGCCGACCCGGAGCATCCGGTCACCCCGTTGGATCACCTGAGCGGGGTACAGCGTCAGGTCTACGAGGCGTTGCCGCGGCGCGGCGCCCGCACCGTCGACGAGATCGCCGTCAGCGCGGGGGTGGCGCCCGAGCAGGTGTTGGGCCCACTGGCGCTGATGGAGATCGACGGTCTCGTCGAGTGCGAGGAGGGCCAGTGGCGATTGGCCTGA
- a CDS encoding siderophore-interacting protein, which produces MAGRPVHTFEVVRTEQLAPHVVRVVLGGKGFDTFTPSQYTDSYVKLVFVADDVDVSELQQPLTLDSFNALPPARQPTVRTYTVRRADPERRELTIDFVVHGEHGVAGPWAANATPGQRLFVMGPSGAYSPDPAADWYLFAGDESAVPAISVALEGLPEDAVGNVLIEVAHPEDAIELSAPAGVHVSWIYRGGRADLVPEEIAGDHAPLIAAVKETPWLPGQVQVFIHGEAQTVMHNLRPYIRKERGVDAKWASISGYWRRGRTEETFRQWKRELAEAEST; this is translated from the coding sequence GTGGCAGGACGTCCCGTGCACACCTTCGAGGTGGTACGTACCGAGCAACTGGCCCCCCATGTCGTGCGAGTCGTACTCGGCGGCAAGGGTTTCGACACGTTCACCCCCAGTCAGTACACGGACTCGTACGTGAAGTTGGTGTTCGTCGCCGACGACGTCGACGTCTCCGAACTCCAGCAACCGCTGACCCTGGACAGCTTCAACGCGCTGCCGCCGGCGCGGCAGCCCACCGTGCGGACCTACACCGTCCGCCGGGCCGACCCCGAACGCCGGGAACTGACCATCGACTTCGTCGTGCACGGCGAACACGGCGTCGCCGGGCCGTGGGCCGCCAACGCCACCCCGGGACAGCGGCTGTTCGTGATGGGCCCCAGCGGCGCCTACAGCCCCGACCCCGCCGCCGACTGGTACCTGTTCGCCGGCGACGAGTCCGCGGTGCCGGCGATCAGCGTCGCGCTGGAAGGCCTGCCCGAGGATGCGGTCGGCAACGTGCTCATCGAGGTCGCCCACCCGGAGGACGCGATCGAGCTGAGCGCGCCCGCCGGCGTCCACGTGTCGTGGATCTATCGCGGCGGCCGGGCCGACCTGGTCCCCGAGGAGATCGCCGGCGACCACGCCCCGCTGATCGCGGCGGTCAAGGAGACCCCCTGGCTGCCGGGGCAGGTGCAGGTGTTCATCCACGGCGAGGCGCAGACCGTGATGCACAACCTGCGGCCCTACATCCGCAAGGAACGCGGAGTGGACGCCAAGTGGGCCTCGATCTCCGGGTACTGGCGGCGCGGACGCACCGAGGAGACCTTCCGGCAGTGGAAACGCGAACTCGCCGAAGCCGAGTCGACATAG
- the araB gene encoding ribulokinase, with protein sequence MSSAEKYTVGVDFGTLSGRALVVRVSDGSELGSAEHRYPHAVITDHLPGHPGTVLPPDYALQVPADYVEVLRTAVPAAVWNAGVDPADVIGLATDFTACTMVPTRHDGTPLCDLDEWRDRRHAYAKLWRHHAAQPQADRINRLAAQRGEPWLPRYGGLISSEWEFAKALEILDEDPELYAAVDRWVEAADWIVWQLCGTYVRNVCTAGYKAIRQDGRYPSRDFLAALDPEFADVVADKIDQPIGRLGDRAGGLTAEAAAWTGLPEGTPVAVGNVDAHVTAAAADALDPGRLVAIMGTSTCHVVNADVMQPVPGMCGVVDGGIVEGLWGYEAGQSGVGDIFAWFVEQCVPGRYEQQAAEAGRTLHEHLTALASTQEVGRDGLIALDWHSGNRSVLVDHHLSGVIVGQTLATTCVDQYRALLEATAFGTRVIVETLQRQGVPIIELVVAGGLVKNSLLMQIYADVTGLPLSCVESAQAPALGAAIHAATAAGAYPSVREAAAHMGRRRQRAFLPIPANVERYDALYAKYLELHDYFGRENAMMRELREADRHRQVGALT encoded by the coding sequence GTGAGCAGCGCCGAGAAGTACACCGTTGGAGTGGATTTCGGCACCTTGTCCGGGCGCGCGCTGGTGGTCCGGGTGTCCGACGGCAGCGAGCTCGGCAGCGCCGAGCACCGCTACCCGCACGCGGTGATCACCGACCACCTGCCCGGGCACCCCGGCACCGTCCTGCCGCCGGACTACGCACTGCAGGTGCCTGCCGACTACGTCGAGGTACTGCGCACCGCCGTGCCCGCCGCGGTGTGGAACGCCGGCGTCGACCCCGCCGACGTCATTGGGCTGGCCACCGACTTCACCGCCTGCACGATGGTCCCGACGCGCCACGACGGCACGCCGCTGTGTGACCTCGACGAGTGGCGCGACCGCAGGCACGCCTACGCCAAACTGTGGCGCCACCACGCCGCGCAACCGCAGGCCGACCGCATCAACCGGCTCGCCGCGCAGCGCGGGGAGCCGTGGCTGCCGCGCTACGGCGGGCTGATCTCCAGCGAGTGGGAGTTCGCCAAGGCCCTGGAGATCCTCGACGAGGATCCCGAGCTCTACGCCGCCGTCGACCGCTGGGTGGAGGCCGCGGACTGGATCGTCTGGCAGCTCTGCGGCACCTACGTGCGCAACGTCTGCACGGCCGGCTACAAGGCCATCCGCCAGGACGGCCGCTACCCGTCGCGGGACTTCCTGGCCGCGCTGGACCCGGAGTTCGCCGACGTCGTCGCCGACAAGATCGACCAGCCGATCGGGCGCCTCGGCGACCGGGCCGGCGGCCTCACCGCCGAGGCGGCCGCATGGACCGGGCTTCCCGAGGGCACGCCGGTCGCGGTCGGCAACGTCGACGCCCACGTCACCGCCGCCGCGGCCGACGCCCTCGATCCGGGCCGACTGGTCGCGATCATGGGCACCTCCACCTGTCACGTGGTCAACGCCGATGTGATGCAGCCGGTCCCGGGCATGTGCGGCGTCGTCGACGGCGGCATCGTGGAGGGCCTGTGGGGTTACGAGGCCGGGCAGTCCGGGGTGGGTGACATCTTCGCGTGGTTCGTCGAACAGTGCGTGCCGGGCCGGTACGAGCAGCAGGCCGCCGAGGCCGGCCGCACGCTGCACGAGCACCTCACCGCGCTGGCCTCGACCCAGGAGGTGGGCCGGGACGGACTGATCGCACTGGACTGGCACAGCGGCAACCGGTCGGTGCTCGTCGACCATCACCTGTCGGGGGTGATCGTCGGCCAGACCCTGGCGACCACGTGCGTCGACCAGTACCGGGCGCTGCTCGAAGCCACCGCGTTCGGCACCCGGGTGATCGTGGAAACACTGCAGCGCCAAGGTGTCCCGATCATCGAGCTGGTGGTGGCCGGCGGACTGGTGAAGAACAGCCTGCTGATGCAGATCTATGCCGACGTCACCGGGCTGCCGCTGTCGTGCGTGGAGTCGGCTCAGGCGCCCGCGCTCGGCGCGGCCATCCACGCCGCCACGGCCGCGGGCGCGTACCCGTCGGTGCGCGAGGCGGCCGCGCACATGGGACGGCGCAGGCAGCGCGCGTTCCTGCCGATACCGGCCAACGTGGAGCGCTACGACGCGCTCTACGCCAAGTACCTGGAACTGCACGATTACTTCGGACGGGAGAACGCGATGATGCGCGAGCTGCGCGAGGCGGACCGGCACCGGCAGGTGGGGGCGCTGACATGA
- a CDS encoding DUF302 domain-containing protein, which yields MSDTVPQRIPFHGVRVRHESEKSFDALVRALMADVGDTPVRIEDIAAASADWTDYRARVEPHVGPHGFMLFATLDHGGWITKAGIERKVLRVIIGNPLIAITMLRHDVTAGLFAPVELLLADEPADRSSLTYVQPSTLMVVTPNAELSAAARELDVKLAALASAVT from the coding sequence ATGTCCGACACTGTGCCGCAAAGGATTCCGTTCCACGGCGTGCGGGTCCGGCACGAGAGCGAGAAATCGTTCGACGCACTCGTTCGGGCGCTGATGGCCGACGTCGGCGACACACCGGTGCGGATCGAGGACATCGCCGCGGCATCGGCCGACTGGACCGACTACCGCGCGCGCGTCGAACCGCACGTCGGGCCGCACGGCTTCATGCTGTTCGCGACCCTCGATCACGGCGGCTGGATCACCAAGGCGGGCATCGAGCGGAAGGTGCTGCGGGTGATCATCGGCAATCCGCTGATCGCGATCACCATGCTGCGCCACGACGTGACCGCAGGGTTGTTCGCGCCTGTCGAACTGCTCCTCGCCGACGAGCCCGCAGACCGCAGCAGCCTCACCTACGTGCAACCGTCGACACTGATGGTGGTCACACCGAATGCGGAGTTGTCGGCCGCGGCCCGCGAACTCGACGTGAAACTCGCGGCGCTGGCGTCGGCGGTCACATAG
- a CDS encoding lactate 2-monooxygenase → MTFGNYQFEIYLQGLSGILPDFPMDYAGWEAKAESAMPPSVWSYVVGGAGDEQTQRANRTAFDGWGLIPRMLVGATERDLTVDLFGMTLPSPLFMAPIGVIGICSQNGHGDLVTARAAARTGVPMTVSTLTEDPLEDVAAQFGDTPGFFQLYTPTDRDLAASLVHRAEAAGYKAIIVTLDTWIPGWRPRDLAMSNFPQLRGRCLANYTSDPVFRASLAQPPEENMQAAVLKWVGLFGNPLTWDDLPWLRSLTDLPLVLKGLCHPDDVRRAKDAGVDGIYCSTHGGRQANGGLPALDCLPGVVAAADGLPVLFDSGIRSGADIVKALALGATAVGVGRPYAYGLAGGGEDGLVHVLRSLLAETDLIMAVDGYPTLADLTPDTVRRVL, encoded by the coding sequence ATGACGTTCGGTAACTACCAGTTCGAGATCTATCTCCAGGGCCTGTCCGGCATCCTGCCCGACTTCCCGATGGACTACGCCGGCTGGGAGGCCAAGGCCGAATCGGCGATGCCGCCGTCGGTCTGGTCGTATGTGGTCGGTGGAGCCGGTGACGAGCAGACCCAGCGCGCCAATCGCACCGCGTTCGACGGCTGGGGTCTGATCCCGCGGATGCTCGTCGGCGCCACCGAACGTGACCTGACCGTCGACCTGTTCGGGATGACCCTGCCCTCACCGCTGTTCATGGCGCCCATCGGCGTCATCGGCATCTGCTCGCAGAACGGCCACGGAGACCTGGTGACCGCCCGCGCCGCCGCCCGCACCGGCGTCCCGATGACGGTGTCCACCCTCACCGAAGACCCGCTGGAGGACGTCGCCGCCCAGTTCGGCGACACCCCGGGCTTCTTCCAACTCTACACCCCGACCGACCGGGACCTGGCCGCGAGCCTGGTGCACCGCGCCGAAGCCGCCGGCTACAAGGCGATCATCGTCACGCTGGACACCTGGATCCCGGGCTGGCGACCGCGCGACCTGGCGATGTCGAACTTCCCCCAGCTGCGCGGCCGCTGCCTGGCCAACTACACCAGCGATCCCGTCTTCCGCGCGTCCCTGGCCCAGCCGCCGGAGGAGAACATGCAAGCCGCCGTCCTCAAATGGGTTGGCCTGTTCGGCAATCCGCTGACCTGGGACGATCTGCCGTGGCTGCGGTCGCTCACCGACCTGCCGCTGGTGCTCAAGGGGCTGTGCCACCCCGACGACGTACGCCGCGCCAAAGACGCCGGCGTCGACGGGATCTACTGCTCGACCCACGGCGGACGTCAGGCCAACGGGGGACTGCCCGCGCTGGACTGCCTGCCCGGCGTCGTGGCGGCCGCCGACGGCCTGCCGGTGCTGTTCGACTCGGGGATCCGCAGCGGCGCCGACATCGTCAAGGCCCTCGCCCTCGGCGCCACCGCCGTCGGGGTCGGCCGGCCCTATGCCTACGGCCTCGCGGGCGGCGGTGAGGACGGGCTCGTGCACGTGCTGCGTTCGCTGCTGGCCGAGACCGACCTGATCATGGCCGTCGACGGCTATCCGACCCTGGCGGATCTCACTCCGGACACGGTGCGGCGCGTCCTCTGA